In Pelobates fuscus isolate aPelFus1 unplaced genomic scaffold, aPelFus1.pri scaffold_24, whole genome shotgun sequence, the genomic stretch TCTCTATGGCTTCGGAGGTTAAAACTCGGGCTTGACTTTACCGCACACCCCATTAACCCAAAGGCCCTTTTCAGGGCCACCCACTTTTTCACTAAAAGACTGAAcctaatcactttaaccccttccacacctGATAAATTGCCTGCTATCTACATAGATACACCGAGAAGGAGATAGTAGTAGAGGCTGCTCCCAAACATCTAGACGGGAAAGGTTGCTAAACACTGTATTTGTAGACCGCATTTTTGAACCATCGGAGGATTTGGAGCCGCCTTCTGTTAATGGTAggggatgtaaaaaaaatatgagcaagtacgtacacacacactgtcaagaaagctctggttttggtgtattgttactgttgcctacatttaatacatgcttgcagccacttaaatagaaacattgttactaGCTTTGCATATGCACTCCTGTGTTAACTATGTATTCTCCTCTAAGCGAAAAAGTAGTCTTTTTCCTGCTGCCTCTCCACACGATGGATTCTAAATAGTGAAGTTATTGTAAAATCGCCAGTGAAATAGACCAGCAGAGATGATGGCTACATCGTTGCCTGACGTGAAAATGGGATATGTGGGGACATTTGAGCATTGTAGTGTGTGGGCTCCGTAGCTAGCCCGCTCAAAGTCACAGGCTAAAAGACacgtttttatgaatgtgttGGAGCTCGTTCGAGTGCAGAtttggtggctcttaaaagagcctttgtgttttgtgttagcaGGTTTCAACTTAAGCACGTTCGCCTCGGATCCTACGAGCCAGCTGGATGTCTTTGGGCATGATTGTGACCCTCTTAGCGTGGATGGCGCACAAGTTGGTATCCTCAAAAAGACcaaccaggtaagcctcgctagccTCTTGCAGAGCCATGACAGCAGAGCTCTGGAAGCGCAGATCAGTCTTGAAATCCTGAGCGATCTCACGGACAAGGCGCTGGAAGGGCAGCTTGCGGATGAGCAGCTCGGTGGACTTCTGATAACGGCGGATCTCCCTGAGAGCCACAGTTCCTGGACGGTAACGGTGAGGCTTTTTCACTCCCCCGGTAGCTGGGGCGCTCTTTCTAGCAGCTTTGGTGGCTAGCTGCTTGCGGGGAGCCTTGCCTCCGGTCGACTTACGGGCTGTCTGCTTAGTTCTGGCCATTGTAGCAAAACGAAAGGGAATGAACGCTGCTCGCTGTAGCCTGGGCTTTATAGCCGATACGGCGTTTTCATTGGTTCATCAAGTGGGTGGtatgttctgattggctgaaaacaaatagtaaaccatttcaaaatacccgctcaaatcaactgcttctcatcccctcccccacattcaaaatgcccgctcaaatcaactgcttcatcccctcccccctcctccatctatTGAGACCACGCGCCCAAAGAAGGGATCTAAGCCTTTAGTGACCCTTCCTGTcctgacagcatttattatagacgCTACTAGTTGAAAGGAATGGCAGTGGGCAGTAATGGACGTATTCCTCCCAACATACTTATTAATAGCTGTATAGGCTTTATCGAGGGGGAGGGGTGCATGGGACATTGACCTCTTACACATGCAGAAAGGCCGCTTCTTTCGATGGGATAGAAGCCACGTCTGATAAAGGACTTTCACTCACAGGACGCTCAGTAGCCATACAAATGAGCTCCAggagacagagcagcaggaaatgttacaaagcatccacttattgaaacaatgttttcagCCGAGAGGCCAGGCTATTAAGGCTGCGTTAACTCATCCAGCAGCACAGACAACAGAGCTGTAGCGCCGCTAGGATTTGAACGCTCATAGTAGGTTTCACCCGGCATGTCCTCCAGACAGCgggagaggggggaatcctgAGAGTGAGCGACATGTAGAGATGCCCCGCTTAACAAAAGAGGACctgtacactatatacacttgccCCAATTGGTATTGATTTGCTGCTGCGTTTATCATAGAC encodes the following:
- the LOC134584854 gene encoding histone H3 gives rise to the protein MARTKQTARKSTGGKAPRKQLATKAARKSAPATGGVKKPHRYRPGTVALREIRRYQKSTELLIRKLPFQRLVREIAQDFKTDLRFQSSAVMALQEASEAYLVGLFEDTNLCAIHAKRVTIMPKDIQLARRIRGERA